Proteins from a genomic interval of Corynebacterium freiburgense:
- a CDS encoding amidohydrolase, protein MNIRSHIDRWLEQNRDEVLSWRRYLHAYPELSHEEHGTTAYIAGILRGYGLEPKLFPTTGLMVDIGNPRIAFRGDIDALPIQEETGLPFSSQNPGVMHACGHDVHTTIALATACALAEYPEPIDARIIFQPAEEVMYGGAPDVISWGGIEGIEKIFAVHCEPALHTGTIGVRAGAITSAADILTVNVHGPGGHTSRPQLTNDVVFALSSLVTQLPALLSRRVDPRTGTVLVFGSIHAGNAANAIPQTGTVSGTLRTASVDVWMSIQPLLEELIGHVLAPAGCSFDIDYMRGIPPVVNDPIATHLLIDHSPFRVVEALQSSGGEDFSWYLQKIPGCMVRLGCKTTEEYDLHQSDLIVDEDCIDVGVKLFASILHADRL, encoded by the coding sequence GTGAACATCCGCTCGCACATCGACCGGTGGCTCGAACAGAATCGGGATGAAGTGCTCTCGTGGCGTCGCTACCTGCATGCTTACCCAGAGTTATCGCATGAAGAGCACGGCACAACAGCATATATTGCAGGCATATTACGAGGTTATGGATTAGAGCCCAAACTCTTCCCCACAACCGGACTTATGGTGGATATAGGTAATCCGCGAATCGCCTTTCGGGGCGATATAGATGCCCTGCCAATTCAAGAAGAAACCGGGCTACCGTTTAGTTCCCAGAATCCTGGGGTTATGCATGCCTGCGGGCATGATGTGCACACCACAATTGCATTAGCTACCGCGTGTGCGTTAGCGGAATATCCCGAGCCAATCGACGCCCGAATTATTTTTCAACCCGCCGAAGAAGTAATGTACGGCGGAGCACCTGATGTGATTTCTTGGGGTGGCATTGAGGGAATAGAAAAAATATTCGCTGTGCACTGTGAGCCAGCATTACACACCGGAACCATTGGTGTGCGCGCCGGGGCGATTACCTCTGCCGCCGATATCCTTACGGTCAATGTTCACGGTCCTGGCGGTCACACATCGCGACCACAACTTACCAATGACGTTGTCTTTGCGCTTTCTTCTTTAGTTACCCAGCTGCCAGCCTTACTTTCCCGCAGAGTAGATCCCCGTACAGGAACCGTCCTAGTATTCGGTAGTATTCATGCGGGAAACGCTGCAAATGCAATCCCGCAGACCGGCACAGTTTCCGGTACCTTACGCACTGCTTCCGTAGATGTTTGGATGTCCATTCAACCCTTATTGGAAGAACTCATAGGCCATGTGCTTGCCCCCGCCGGCTGCAGTTTTGATATTGACTATATGCGCGGCATTCCACCAGTGGTCAATGACCCAATTGCAACACATCTCTTAATCGATCATTCACCATTTCGTGTGGTGGAAGCCCTGCAATCCTCTGGTGGTGAAGATTTCTCCTGGTATTTACAAAAGATCCCAGGGTGCATGGTTCGCCTGGGTTGCAAAACTACGGAAGAGTATGATCTCCACCAATCCGACCTAATCGTGGATGAAGACTGTATTGATGTGGGGGTCAAATTATTTGCATCAATCCTGCATGCAGATAGACTGTGA
- a CDS encoding pyruvate carboxylase gives MTQKSKLATFAKILVANRGEIAVRAFRAAFEIGAKTVAVFPQEDRNSFHRSMASEAYRIGSEGSPVKAYLDIDEILRAAREAGADAVYPGYGFLSENAQLARECAENGLTFIGPSPEVLDLTGDKSAAVAAARRAGLPTLDDTEPSDNIDFLVEQAKGQTYPLFVKAVAGGGGRGMRFIGTPEELPHLAAEASREALSAFGDARVYIERAVLNPQHIEVQILGDHTGEVVHLFERDCSVQRRHQKVVEIAPAQHLDPELRDRICNDAVKFCKEIGYTGAGTVEFLVDENGNHVFIEMNPRIQVEHTVTEEVTGVDLVKAQMRLAAGATLAELGLTQDKIHTEGAALQCRITTEDPANGFRPDTGVVTAYRSPGGAGVRLDGAAQLGGEITAHFDSMLVKMTCRGADFNGAVIRAQRALAEFHVSGVATNIGFLRALLREPDFTGKRVSTSFIEDHPWLLSAPPADDEAGRILDYLADVTVNRPHGKPPAVGAAVDKLPQLGHLRRGSRDRLRDLGPKRFAEELRRQTALAVTDTTFRDAHQSLLATRVRSSALVDAARHVAHSTPELLSVEAWGGATYDVALRFLHEDPWERLDDLRKAMPNVNIQMLLRGRNAVGYTPYPDSVCRAFVEEAARSGVDIFRIFDALNDVSQMRPAIEAVLETGTSVAEVAMAYSGNLADPGEKLYTLDYYLRLAEQIVESGAHILAVKDMAGLLRPAAAAKLVTALRKEFDLPVHVHTHDTAGGQLATYLAAANAGADAVDGASAPLSGTTSQPSLSAIVAAFANTPRDTGLSLDAVSNMEPYWEAVRQMYAPFESGTPGPTGRVYHHEIPGGQLSNLRAQAIALGLADRFELIEDYYAAVNEMLGRPTKVTPSSKVVGDLALHLVGAGVDPADFAADPQKYDIPDSVIAFLRGELGTPPGGWPEPLRTRALEGRSEPPAKVEVPEAEQQALGSSEAKERRDALNRLMFPKPAAEFAEHRRRFGDTSVLTDREFFYGLVEGKETMIDLGDSTHMLVRLDAVSEPDEKGMRTIVCNVNGQIRPMRVRDLSVESVTASAEKADTGNAGHIAAPFAGVVTVTVNVGDKVEAGQPVAIIEAMKMEATITATIGGTVERVVLTQATKVEGGDLLLVIS, from the coding sequence ATGACCCAAAAATCCAAACTTGCTACTTTTGCAAAGATACTCGTTGCGAACCGTGGTGAGATCGCAGTCCGTGCGTTTCGTGCTGCGTTTGAAATTGGAGCCAAGACCGTAGCGGTATTTCCGCAGGAGGATCGTAATTCTTTTCACCGTTCGATGGCATCTGAGGCTTATCGGATTGGTTCGGAAGGTTCTCCGGTAAAAGCGTATCTGGATATTGATGAGATTCTTCGTGCTGCTCGGGAGGCTGGCGCTGATGCCGTGTACCCGGGTTATGGTTTTCTTTCGGAGAATGCTCAACTTGCCCGCGAGTGCGCTGAAAACGGCTTAACTTTTATTGGCCCGTCTCCTGAGGTATTGGACCTTACTGGCGATAAGTCTGCTGCGGTTGCGGCGGCTCGTCGGGCTGGTTTGCCGACCTTGGATGATACGGAGCCTAGCGATAATATTGATTTTCTTGTTGAGCAGGCTAAAGGCCAAACGTATCCGTTGTTTGTTAAGGCGGTTGCCGGTGGTGGTGGCCGTGGTATGCGCTTTATTGGTACGCCCGAAGAGTTGCCGCATCTCGCGGCGGAGGCCTCTAGGGAAGCCTTGAGTGCATTTGGCGATGCTCGTGTGTATATTGAGCGGGCGGTACTAAACCCGCAGCATATTGAGGTTCAGATCCTTGGAGATCACACAGGTGAAGTAGTTCACTTGTTTGAACGTGATTGTTCGGTGCAGCGACGCCACCAGAAGGTGGTGGAGATTGCGCCAGCGCAGCACCTTGATCCAGAACTCCGTGATCGTATCTGTAACGATGCAGTGAAGTTTTGTAAAGAGATCGGATATACCGGCGCAGGCACCGTTGAGTTCCTTGTGGACGAAAACGGCAACCATGTGTTTATTGAGATGAATCCGCGTATCCAGGTCGAGCACACTGTCACAGAAGAAGTGACCGGTGTGGATTTGGTCAAGGCGCAGATGCGCCTTGCTGCGGGTGCCACGCTCGCAGAACTCGGGTTGACCCAAGATAAGATCCATACTGAAGGTGCGGCATTGCAATGTCGTATTACTACCGAGGATCCTGCGAATGGGTTCCGTCCGGATACAGGTGTGGTTACGGCGTATCGTAGTCCTGGTGGTGCCGGTGTGCGTCTTGATGGTGCGGCGCAGCTCGGTGGTGAAATCACTGCGCATTTCGATTCTATGTTGGTAAAAATGACGTGCCGTGGTGCGGATTTTAATGGGGCTGTGATTCGGGCGCAGCGGGCGCTTGCGGAGTTCCATGTTTCTGGTGTGGCTACGAATATTGGTTTCTTGCGGGCATTGCTGCGGGAGCCTGATTTTACTGGTAAGCGGGTTTCCACTTCGTTTATTGAGGATCACCCGTGGCTGCTTTCAGCTCCACCAGCCGATGATGAGGCTGGACGTATCCTCGATTATCTTGCGGATGTAACTGTAAACCGTCCACATGGTAAGCCACCTGCAGTGGGCGCGGCCGTCGATAAGCTGCCGCAGTTGGGTCATTTGCGCCGAGGCTCCCGTGACCGCCTGCGCGATTTGGGGCCGAAGCGTTTTGCAGAGGAGTTGCGGCGTCAGACGGCGCTTGCGGTGACGGATACAACGTTCCGCGATGCCCATCAGTCCCTCTTGGCCACGCGTGTGCGTTCCTCAGCGCTTGTCGACGCCGCGCGTCATGTTGCGCATAGCACGCCGGAATTACTGTCGGTAGAAGCATGGGGTGGGGCAACCTATGATGTGGCATTGCGCTTCTTGCACGAAGACCCTTGGGAACGTTTAGATGATCTCCGTAAGGCAATGCCCAATGTAAATATTCAAATGCTGTTGCGGGGTCGGAATGCCGTCGGATACACCCCGTACCCGGACTCTGTGTGCCGAGCCTTTGTGGAAGAGGCGGCCCGCAGCGGAGTGGATATTTTCCGTATTTTCGACGCCCTGAACGATGTTAGCCAAATGCGCCCGGCGATCGAAGCAGTGCTGGAAACCGGCACGAGTGTGGCTGAAGTTGCTATGGCCTATAGCGGCAACCTTGCGGACCCAGGTGAAAAGCTATACACCCTGGATTACTATTTGCGCCTTGCCGAACAAATTGTTGAATCCGGTGCGCATATTTTGGCTGTGAAAGATATGGCTGGATTGTTGCGACCTGCAGCGGCGGCCAAGCTTGTTACCGCATTGCGTAAGGAATTCGATTTGCCGGTGCATGTGCATACGCACGATACCGCTGGTGGTCAGCTTGCAACATATTTAGCTGCCGCAAATGCTGGTGCTGATGCCGTTGATGGTGCTTCTGCGCCGCTTTCTGGTACGACCTCACAACCTTCGCTTTCGGCAATTGTGGCAGCGTTTGCAAATACTCCTCGGGATACTGGTCTTTCATTGGATGCGGTGTCGAATATGGAACCGTACTGGGAGGCGGTTCGCCAAATGTATGCGCCATTTGAGTCGGGAACTCCAGGTCCAACCGGGCGTGTCTATCACCATGAAATCCCAGGTGGGCAGCTTTCGAACTTGCGTGCGCAAGCTATTGCATTGGGCTTGGCGGATCGATTCGAACTCATTGAGGATTATTATGCGGCCGTCAATGAGATGTTAGGGCGCCCCACCAAAGTTACGCCGTCTTCTAAGGTAGTTGGTGACCTTGCGCTACACCTGGTAGGCGCTGGGGTAGATCCCGCCGATTTTGCTGCAGATCCGCAAAAATACGATATTCCAGACTCTGTAATCGCATTTCTGCGTGGCGAGTTAGGCACCCCACCCGGTGGTTGGCCGGAACCATTGCGCACCCGTGCTTTGGAAGGACGTAGCGAGCCTCCTGCAAAGGTCGAAGTACCTGAAGCTGAGCAGCAAGCATTGGGATCATCTGAAGCTAAGGAGCGTCGTGATGCTCTTAACCGCTTAATGTTCCCGAAGCCTGCGGCGGAATTTGCGGAGCATCGCCGTCGCTTTGGTGATACCTCAGTATTGACTGACCGTGAGTTTTTCTACGGTTTGGTTGAGGGTAAAGAAACCATGATCGACCTTGGCGATTCCACGCATATGCTGGTGCGTCTCGACGCCGTCTCCGAGCCCGATGAAAAAGGCATGCGCACTATTGTGTGCAATGTGAACGGGCAGATTCGTCCAATGCGCGTGCGTGATCTTTCGGTGGAATCCGTTACTGCTTCTGCTGAAAAAGCGGACACCGGTAATGCGGGTCATATTGCCGCACCATTTGCTGGTGTAGTGACCGTAACCGTCAATGTTGGCGATAAGGTCGAAGCGGGCCAACCGGTGGCGATTATTGAAGCCATGAAGATGGAAGCAACGATTACTGCCACTATCGGCGGCACCGTGGAACGCGTTGTACTTACACAGGCCACCAAGGTAGAAGGTGGTGACTTGCTACTGGTTATTTCCTAA
- a CDS encoding NAD(P)H-quinone dehydrogenase — MTQRIVIIGGGPAGYEAALAGAKYGADITLVEDQGLGGSAVIYDCVPSKSFISATAIKTDLRRADDMGLDAALGEARLNLDAVNARVKDLAYAQSCDVRAQMDRAGIRVINGRAVFGDDNPQQTTHYIAVTHTDGTEETIECDLVLLATGASPRVLPNCEPDGERILNWRQVYDIDELPEHLVVVGSGVTGAEFVSAFAELGVKVTMVASRDRILPHDDADAADVLETVLAERGVALEKHARVESVTRVPEGVLVRTADGREIRGSHALMTVGSVPNTKDLGLERVGVELTPSGHIKVDRVSRTTVAGIYAAGDCTDLFPLASVAAMQGRIAMYHALGEGVSPIRLKTVATAVFTRPEIAAVGVTHAQIESGEVSARVIVLPLATNARAKMRSLRHGFVKLFCRKNSGLIIGGVVVAPTASELILPIAVAVNNNLTVEDLASTFAVYPTLSGSITEAARQLVQHDDLG; from the coding sequence TTGACTCAACGGATAGTCATAATCGGGGGTGGGCCTGCTGGATATGAAGCAGCCCTCGCCGGTGCAAAATACGGCGCTGATATTACGTTGGTGGAGGATCAAGGGCTTGGTGGCTCTGCCGTCATTTATGACTGTGTCCCCTCAAAGTCATTTATTTCAGCGACGGCCATTAAAACTGACCTCCGTCGAGCCGATGATATGGGTCTCGACGCCGCGTTAGGCGAAGCCCGGCTAAACCTCGACGCCGTGAATGCCCGTGTCAAGGATCTTGCCTATGCGCAATCATGTGACGTCCGCGCCCAAATGGATCGCGCAGGTATTCGGGTAATTAATGGTCGAGCAGTGTTTGGCGACGATAACCCTCAACAAACCACGCACTATATTGCAGTTACACATACCGACGGCACCGAAGAAACAATCGAATGCGATCTTGTGTTATTGGCTACTGGGGCTTCCCCACGGGTCTTGCCAAATTGCGAACCCGACGGTGAACGGATTCTAAACTGGCGCCAAGTCTATGACATTGATGAATTGCCTGAACACCTCGTTGTAGTCGGTTCTGGCGTGACCGGTGCTGAATTTGTTTCTGCATTTGCCGAGCTCGGGGTAAAAGTTACTATGGTGGCTTCCCGTGATCGCATCCTTCCGCATGACGATGCCGACGCCGCCGACGTTCTTGAAACCGTATTAGCTGAACGTGGCGTCGCCTTAGAAAAACACGCTCGCGTAGAATCTGTGACCCGTGTTCCCGAAGGCGTCCTTGTGCGTACTGCTGATGGCCGAGAAATTCGGGGATCCCATGCCCTTATGACTGTAGGCTCCGTGCCTAATACCAAGGATCTTGGCCTAGAACGTGTAGGCGTAGAGCTTACGCCTTCCGGACATATTAAAGTTGACCGAGTCTCCCGCACCACAGTCGCAGGAATTTATGCCGCAGGCGACTGCACCGACCTTTTCCCACTCGCCTCCGTTGCCGCGATGCAAGGGCGTATTGCTATGTACCATGCATTAGGAGAAGGAGTCAGCCCAATCCGTCTGAAAACCGTTGCCACTGCGGTATTCACCAGGCCAGAAATTGCGGCGGTGGGCGTAACCCATGCCCAAATTGAATCTGGCGAAGTCTCCGCCCGCGTTATCGTACTACCGCTAGCGACAAACGCTCGAGCAAAAATGCGCTCACTACGGCATGGCTTTGTAAAACTCTTCTGCCGCAAAAACTCTGGACTCATTATCGGCGGCGTTGTAGTAGCCCCAACAGCCTCCGAGCTTATCCTGCCCATTGCCGTGGCAGTAAACAATAATCTCACAGTCGAAGACCTTGCGAGCACATTTGCTGTGTACCCAACACTCTCCGGCTCTATCACTGAAGCAGCGCGGCAACTTGTCCAACACGATGATCTAGGATAG